Sequence from the Armatimonadota bacterium genome:
GCAGGCGCTACTGGCTCCACCCACTGGCGCCGGTGGCCGAGCACGCGCCTGACGCGACAGAGGTGCACGGGCCTGAGCCCCAGCCTTTTCATCATGCGCAGCGGAGCCGGGTTGCGCGTGTCGGCGCCGCCGTAGACCCGCACGCACCCGCGCGCCTTCATGTAGGAGCGCGAGAATCGCTGCAGGGCGGTGTAGATGCCGCGCTGGCGGAAGTCCTCGAAGGTGAACGAGCTCCAGTGCAGGCCCTCGCCGGGTTCGAGCTGCAGCCCGCGGCTGGCCGGGGCCCTGGCGTCCGGCTGCGTGCACATCCATGCGTAGCCCGCCGGCACTCCTTCCACCTCGGCCAGGAACATGATCTGGCCCTCGCGCATGCGGCCGCGGAAGCCGCGGATGACAGACAGGGGAAGCCGGGCGGCGAGCCGGTGGAAGTCGCTGGCCTGTGCCGGACGGATGGTCAGCCCGCCGGGAGGAGTGAAATCGGGCCACCGTTCCAGGTCGGCGCAGTGAACAACCAGGTCCGACCGGCTGTAGATGGTTCGCGAGGCGGCGTCGAGGCACAGGCGCGCGACCCGCCTGGCGGCGCGCAGCACACCCAAGTGCCGGACGTACCAGGCAAGATCCTCCCGCGCACGCCTGATCCCGTTCATGTCATGCCTTCTCCCGCCCTACCTGTTGGGCTGCCGCCAGCCGCTGGCACAATCCTTGCCGCCCAGCTCGCATGGTGTCGAGGGTCGCTGCCGCGCACCCGGCCACGTACTTCCTGGGGGGAGGGCCTGACATGAATGAACCGGACGCACTTGACCAGCCCAAACTCATCATCAACGCCGCCATCACCGGCATCGTCCCCACCAAGGACCTGTGCCCGGAGCTGCCGGTCACGCCGGAGGAGATCGCGGCCGATGTGGCTGCCGTGCATCGAGCCGGCGCCGCCATCGTCCACCTCCACGCGCGCGAGCCTGACGGCTCTCCCAGCTATGACACCGGGCTCTATGCGGATATTCTGGCCCGGGTGCGCGCCGCCTGCCCCGAAATCATCACCTGCGTGACTTGCAGCGGGCGCCTGGTGCAAGACGTGGCGGTGCAGGCCGCCGCGCTCGCCGTCCCTGACGACGTGCGCCCGGAGATGGCCAGCCTTACCCTCGGCTCGATGAACTTCCCTCATCATGCCGATGTCAATAGCCCCGATACCATCCTCGAACTCGCGTGACGGATGGCCAACCGCGGTATCAAGCCGGAGCTGGAGATCTTCGAGCCCGGCATGGCGAATCTCGCCCAGCGCCTGCTCGACAAGGGCGTCATCCGGGCCCCCCTCTACGCCAACCTCATTCTCGGCTCCCTGGGCACCATCCCGGCAAACGCCAAGGACCTCGCGTATCTCGTGAGCACGCTGCCCGAGGGCACGGTCTGGGCCGCGGGCGGCATCGGCCGCTACCAGCTCAAGGTCCACGGCCTGGCCGTCGCCATGGGGGGGCACGTCCGCACGGGCCTCGAGGATAACCCCTACTACACCTGGCGCACCCGGCCCCCTGCCTCGAACCACCAGTTGGTCTCTCGCGTGCGTCGGCTCGCACAGTTGATGCAGCGCGACCTGGCGACCCCGGCGCAGGCGCGCGCCATGCTCGATCTGCCCCCCGCCAAAGCGCCGCCTCCGCCCCTCGCGGTTGCCGGCGGCAGGCTGGCCATCTAGCCAAGGGCGCGGCGCCCCACACGGGTCGCGAACCTCATCCCGCGCCCCGACGAGTCGGGGCGCGCCCACTTGGGCGCGACTTCCTACAGAAGTCGCGTTGTCGCCCTCTCGCAGCCTGCAGCACCGCGCGACCCGGGCTTGGCCTTGCGAGT
This genomic interval carries:
- a CDS encoding GNAT family N-acetyltransferase, which codes for MNGIRRAREDLAWYVRHLGVLRAARRVARLCLDAASRTIYSRSDLVVHCADLERWPDFTPPGGLTIRPAQASDFHRLAARLPLSVIRGFRGRMREGQIMFLAEVEGVPAGYAWMCTQPDARAPASRGLQLEPGEGLHWSSFTFEDFRQRGIYTALQRFSRSYMKARGCVRVYGGADTRNPAPLRMMKRLGLRPVHLCRVRRVLGHRRQWVEPVAPAPKP